The genomic region ATCTAAATTGACATAAGAATTTTTTTCAATACTTGAACCTCCTACAATAACCGAGTCATTAACCGAAAGCGATATATTAGAATTATTCTCAGCTCTCAACAATAAGTCACCAGAAAGTTTTGTTTTATTTTCTAAGGAAACACCTCCACTAGAATGATTTCCATAAATAGCAACACTCTTTATAACTTCGAAATCAGTTTTTTTCAATGAAACCATACCCGTTGTTATATCTATAGGTGTTCTTTCTTGTAAAGATTTAGCACTTCGCTTAACAACATCGGCTTTCTCAGCAGAATGTCCTCTTTCAGTCGACTTGGCAACAACCTTCACTGGAACCTTATTTTTATTCTGTTGACCAACCTCTTGTTGCTCTCTCCCATCAAAATATATACCATAGGATTTATCACCTTCCACCCTAACAGTTGAAGATTCAATTTTAGCATAATTCATAGAAGGTTTAGCATAATTCATAGCAGGAAGAATATCAGAAGATCTCTTTTTCCTAGAAGAACCGGTTTCAACAACATTACTCGTTCCTTTAACCCACAAAGCATTGGCATCAGTGACAACATTACCATTTGCAAACTCAACAGAAGCATTATCACTCACCAAAATAGCAGCACGTCCAAACCTATCTATAGAATTCGACTCTCCTGTACCTTTTTTAGCCGTAATGACAACCTTATCTAATTTAATATGCGCCCCTGTTTCTGCCCGAACTGCTATCCCATTTTTCAGAGAAATTGTCCCAGAATCCATAGTTATCTCACCGCCTTTACTCGCTAAGCCAGCGGCAACCCCTCCCCCTACCATATTAATTTTCGTATTACTTAAATTAACAGATGCTCCAGTGCCAGCCAAAGCTCCCACATAACGAGCATTGACCATTCCTTCAATCATTTTCACCTCCCCACCTTTTTGCGCTTCCAACCCAATCACAGAAGATGTAATGTTTGATTTCTTATCTAGAATAACTTTCGCACCTTCTTCTGCAAGCACAGCACTCGCAAACTGAGATCCAGTAAAATCAACATCATTTTCATTACCAGAAGAACCTGCTCCGCTAATTGTAGCACCTTCTAGGTTAATGACCGTATCCTGACTTTTTGCATACATAGAATGCTGAGCTTGATTACTCGCTGTCAGTGTAACTCCTTTAACCGTATATGATTTACCATTATCGCATGAATAAGAAACTAGCGATTTCTTATCACCATTTCCATTCGAAATACTACAATTAGAACCATCTTTTTTACCTGTACTAAGCCCCTCAGAAGTCAAAGGCTTTGTAGGCTTTGTAGAGGCAGTAGACTTCAATGAAACTATAGCTACAGGTTCATTCGGTACTGTAAAAGTAACATTCTGAGGTAATTGAGAATTTCCAGAACCAGGCAAAAGACGTCCTACTGCTGAAGATTCTTTCTGTTTAGACACCGTGGATTCTACATTTTTAGAACCTTCATTAGATTTAGAACCTTCATTAGATTTAGAACCTTCATTAGATGAAGTAGGTGTAACAGTTACGATAGACGGACCAGATGGAATTCCAGTAGATGGAATTGTTACAATATCAATTTCATTAGAATCACTATCAGATATTATTGTATTACCCTCTTCATCTACTACATCATATCCTTGCCTATCCAATACTGCTCCAGTACCTGTTACGGTAAGAGATTCTGTAGTTTCAGAATTTTCACTATCCTCTTCAGGGGATTCAAAAGAAGGAACTAATGTTACAGAAGGCTCACTTTCTTCGGTTTCTTCGGTTTCTTCAGTTTCTTCAGACACTGGAATGGTAAGCGCACGAGCTTTAGACACATATAAAAAATGTCCGTTATCCTCATAGGGTATATTTTGGCTTTCTAAACGAAAATCCCAAACATCTCCACTATTCCTCACCAATGTCTTATCAAAATAATTCATTTTTGCAGGGATAGACGGACCATAACCACGAAGAACATACTTATAAGGCGTCCCTTCTCGTGTAATATAACCACCTTCTAAAGTAAAACTGTCGCTTTTTGCCTCTCCAAAAACTTGAATAAGTGATGTGCTATAAAGTGTATCCTGTTCTTTTTTTCATTACTATTTGAAGTGTCATGTACAGACACTTTTGTTTTCCCATCAACATCACCATGAATTAATAACCTATCGGATATTTGAGAATTCTCCGCTTCGCTAGGCATCAAATTCGCATTGAAATGAACTTTAGCATCACCCTTAGTGCTAAAAACTACACCATCCCCTTTCCCTATACGAAGTATTTGATAACCTTGGTTTACTTGCTTTACTTGCTTTACTTGCTTTGCTTGATCTCCACCGTTTACTTGCTTTGCTTGGTCTGCTTGATCTCCACCTTGAGAGGCTGCATTGTTTCCAGATCCCAAAGACATAAACCGAATATTACTATTTCTAAGTGTTATAGACGAAATACATGAATCTAAACATTTAGAGCCATCAAGCCTCTGATTTTTATCTTTTATTAAATGCCATTCCGATCCCTGTAAAAAAATCTTTGCATTAGAACTTTCATCAACACGAGCAGGACCACCAATTAAAGAGTTATAAGCAAAAATCGACATATTAGAAGAAGATTCAGCTTCCAATAGTACTCTTCCAGAAAGAACAGATTCGTCTTTTAAGATAACAGAACCATTTAAATCAAGACCCAAAACTGCCACACCATCTGGAACTTTAAAAGAGGATTTCTTTAAAAGAACCGCACGCAAATTGGCTTTTTTTCCTACATTTCCTCTACTTTCTTCTTCCTCTTCTTGCTTCTTACTAAAGTGGATACCATAAGTATCTCCCGTCAAACGAATCCTTGAAGATCTAATACTAGCACTAACCCCTAAAGAATCTTTACTAAAGAAACTATCCCCCTCTGTAATAGCTTTTATAGTGGAGACAACATCATCAAAAGCTTCATTTTTAGCTTGATAAGCTCCATAAGCTCCATAAGTTTCATGAGCTTCAATAACTTTATCAAGGGAATGCGCTCCATTCTCCTCATGAAAAAGAGAAACATTATCAACAAAGGGAATACCACCTGAAACGTGGAAATCAGTATTTGAATTAGGGATAGGAGGTATTTCATTACTAGGTTCTGGTATCGGAACACCAGCTAACGAGTTAATATTATTCTTGGAAACACTAGAAACTTCATCACGAATCCAGAAAAGAGGAACATTAGAAATATCTAATTTCCCATTATCAAAGGAAATAAAACCTTTTGTATCTGACAAGAAGACAAAACTCCCTGTATTACTTGTCCCATTACCACCAGGTTTAGATTTAATTTTAACTTTGTCTAAATTAATAGCAGATCCATCTCTCGACACAACTCCTATTCCACCCATTTTGGGAAAAATAATTGACCCAGACTTCATCATAATACCGGAATGGTTATCAGCAAATAAACCAATTTTAGTGGTATCATCCTCACTAGTATTATTATAGTAACTTACATCAACTTCAACATGACCCAAAAAAATAGACGAAAAACTATCAGCAAAAGCACCAATATCAACATTTCTGATTTTTCCCCCCTTCATGGTAATCCATCCACCTTGTTCAGCATGAAGTCCGACAGCAAAAGTCTTAATATTTGATTCGTCTAATCTAACCCTTGAACCTGCTTTTGTCACAAATACAGCACTCCCCTTTCCTGCTGCTTCACCGGACCCCTTGTTTTCATCACCACTTCCCAAAAGACGTTGGATAGGAGACTCAAAACCGCTATCATTAGAAGGACGGACTCCCCACAAATACATTTTCTGTAGTTTAATATCCGTCCTCCTATAGTCTTCCCCTGCTTTTCCTTTTGTAGATATGGGATTTTCACTATATTTTGTTACTTCAATTTTACTGTTTTTTGCAGTGTACACTCCACCACTGCAGACAATAGGTTTATGCTCAAGATTATAATTACTATGATGATTATCTTGAGCAGTACCTATCTTACACTTACTGACGGACTCCGCCCTAGGAGCACCACCGGAAGGAATGCTATTAATACCATTATCTCGAATACCATTATCTCGAATACCATTATCTTGAATACTATTATCTTGAATACTATTATCTTGGATACCATTACCCCGAATACCACTACCCCGAATATCATTACCCCGAATACCACTACCCTGAATATCATTACCCTGAATATCATTACCCTGAATATCATTACCCTGAATATCATTACGTACCTGTGCCCCCACAGAAACATTAACAGCTTGTAAAAAGAAGAGAGCACTTGTCGTCAGTGCGCACAAACGTGTACGCTTTTTAAATACATTGGTCATATGTCAAACTTTCTAAATAATGTTGCAAAAACACTAGAATTAAGTGAAAATGAGATAAGTACACGTTCTGTAACATACATTAGTCTATTTTACAACATAGTGTAATTTATTATAATATCGCTTTGTACACAAAAATGTCTAAATATAAGTTTTTAAGTACGTAAACCCTTAATATTTTATAAAATAAAAGGATAAAATGATGATGATAAAATATCTAAAATGGGTAACTTCTGTTCTGCTAATCGCAATAAGTTTTACAACTTATTCATGGGCAGGTATAGATGTTAAAGAAAATATAACTATTGATCATGTTTCAGGCACAACTTCTGTTCCCACTGCTCCACAAAAAGTTATTGTGTTTGATATTGCCTCACTTGATAATATGAATCGACTTGGGATCAAAGCCGTTATCGGTATTCCTGAAGGGAAAAAGCCTTCATATTTGCAGCAGTTTAATGATGCACAATATGAAAAAATTGGTACCCTTTTTGAACCTGATTATGAAAAAATTGCCACTCTTCAGCCTGATCTAATTATTATTTCCTCAAGAACTCAAGCTAAATATAAAGATTTATCCAAAATTGCTCCAACTATTGATCTAACTGTAGGAAATGAAAATTCTCTTGCGGATATCGAACGAAATGTGTCTATCCTTGGGAAAATTTTTGGCAAAGAAAAAGAAGCTGAAGCAGAGATTACAGTACTTAAGGAAAATTTAGCAAAAGTCCGTGAAAACACCCAAGGGAAAGGCACAGGGCTTGTACTGATGACTTCTGGTGGCAAAATCAGTGCTTTGGGTTCAAAATCGCGGTTTGATATTCTCCATTCCGCCTTTGGTATTGCTCCCGCAACCGATAAACTCACAGTACAAAAACATGGGCAGCTCATTTCTCCTGAATTCATTCTCGAAACCAATCCTGATTGGTTATTGGTTATTGATCGGGATGCAGCAATCGGACGGGAAGGACAATCTGCTGCACAACTACTTAACAATGAGCTTGTTCACCGCACAACGGCCGGCCAAAAAAAGCAGATTATTTATTTAGATTCTTGGAGTTGGTATCGTGCAGCTGGTGGTTTAACAGGGCTTAACGAAGCAGCACAACAAATCAATGAAGCCTTTACAAAAAGCAAATAAGCACACGAAACAGCTTGCTTGTTGTAAAAATAAAATTTAAAAGCGAGGGTTGTTTATCAATAACCTTCGCTTTTTTCTGTTGGAAAATAACTTAACGTGAAAAATTATTGGATAACCATAACAATTCTTGTTTTGCTCTCTATTCTCAGCATTTTTGTTGGTTATTCTGATATAAAACCTTCTGACCTCTTATCAAACAATCCCTATGCATGGCTTATTTTTTGGCAAACGCGCCTTCCTCGTACGATTGCGGTGCTTTTGGTAGGTGCGGCCCTTGCACTCTCAGGTATGATTATGCAATTGCTTGCGCGCAACCATTTTGTCGAGCCATCCACCACAGGAACCGTTGAATCAGCCTCCCTTGGTATTGTTTTTGTCATGATTTTCCTGCCCAATATTCCTGTTTTAGGAAAAATGGTAGTTGCAGCGATTTTTGCCATGTCTGGCACACTACTCTTTATGTTTTTACTGCGTAAAATTCCTTTAAAATCTGGCCTCATTGTACCCCTTATAGGAATTATGCTAGGCTATGTTATCGGTTCCTTAACCAATGCCATTGCTGATTATGAAATGTTGCTTCCCTCTCTACAAAGCTATTTATTTGGCAGTTTTGCGATGATTCTTGAGGGAAAATATGAACTTTTATGGCTTTCTCTTCCTCTCTGTATTCTTGCCTATTT from Bartonella birtlesii IBS 325 harbors:
- a CDS encoding autotransporter outer membrane beta-barrel domain-containing protein — protein: MSKARALTIPVSEETEETEETEESEPSVTLVPSFESPEEDSENSETTESLTVTGTGAVLDRQGYDVVDEEGNTIISDSDSNEIDIVTIPSTGIPSGPSIVTVTPTSSNEGSKSNEGSKSNEGSKNVESTVSKQKESSAVGRLLPGSGNSQLPQNVTFTVPNEPVAIVSLKSTASTKPTKPLTSEGLSTGKKDGSNCSISNGNGDKKSLVSYSCDNGKSYTVKGVTLTASNQAQHSMYAKSQDTVINLEGATISGAGSSGNENDVDFTGSQFASAVLAEEGAKVILDKKSNITSSVIGLEAQKGGEVKMIEGMVNARYVGALAGTGASVNLSNTKINMVGGGVAAGLASKGGEITMDSGTISLKNGIAVRAETGAHIKLDKVVITAKKGTGESNSIDRFGRAAILVSDNASVEFANGNVVTDANALWVKGTSNVVETGSSRKKRSSDILPAMNYAKPSMNYAKIESSTVRVEGDKSYGIYFDGREQQEVGQQNKNKVPVKVVAKSTERGHSAEKADVVKRSAKSLQERTPIDITTGMVSLKKTDFEVIKSVAIYGNHSSGGVSLENKTKLSGDLLLRAENNSNISLSVNDSVIVGGSSIEKNSYVNLDLTNGSEWFIKRGEHKNWGTTDSECVDSCASSVRLVDSAIEFVAPESGNLYQTLRIGNGSGKVYEVHGNVSIRLNARLNPSDRSEEQVTDRVVIHGDVSGKTKIHVQGVSGDVGEKGRSDKRIPHSVPVIQVYGKAEKDSFLLNGGYVALLNSPYKYALRSYSPKETSKQEHVQQKFVKDGGEFWNFRLENQYVKPTTPMVGFVLSERFVRSVVPQVPTYLLLPNSIFHAGLMDISNQNKQLETLRVRFNGMLEGRQSPALYLRGYGGNYRYTSDLSALEYGYKGDLDYNGVEAGLLLQTIENVDNTVSFGVMGSYGKLSLQPLNVEQSQESAFDKWTATAYGSMQHDAGFYIDGLVSYGLFKGDVLTLARGKTATLKGNPLSVSLTGGQTIATGYEGFVFDPQVQVIYQHLQFDKAHDIDGFDIEMGKLDQWVARVGGRLSKTPKNSEAVNVVTFYSKLYLAHGFGGKKAVYFKDAFQLGAFGSSLEAGLGFNAKLSAQFSLHGDLVYQHKLNKAGFSGTSFSGGVRYQF
- a CDS encoding ABC transporter permease; protein product: MKNYWITITILVLLSILSIFVGYSDIKPSDLLSNNPYAWLIFWQTRLPRTIAVLLVGAALALSGMIMQLLARNHFVEPSTTGTVESASLGIVFVMIFLPNIPVLGKMVVAAIFAMSGTLLFMFLLRKIPLKSGLIVPLIGIMLGYVIGSLTNAIADYEMLLPSLQSYLFGSFAMILEGKYELLWLSLPLCILAYLTADRFTVAGLGEDLTNNLGLNYRTMMLFGLFIIASITAVVVCTVGRIPFVGLIIPNLVSNFMGDNMRYTAPWVAISGAGLVLICDLLGRIMHPSLEIPISTTMGIIGSFIFMILLLRWRKRLG
- a CDS encoding siderophore ABC transporter substrate-binding protein — protein: MIKYLKWVTSVLLIAISFTTYSWAGIDVKENITIDHVSGTTSVPTAPQKVIVFDIASLDNMNRLGIKAVIGIPEGKKPSYLQQFNDAQYEKIGTLFEPDYEKIATLQPDLIIISSRTQAKYKDLSKIAPTIDLTVGNENSLADIERNVSILGKIFGKEKEAEAEITVLKENLAKVRENTQGKGTGLVLMTSGGKISALGSKSRFDILHSAFGIAPATDKLTVQKHGQLISPEFILETNPDWLLVIDRDAAIGREGQSAAQLLNNELVHRTTAGQKKQIIYLDSWSWYRAAGGLTGLNEAAQQINEAFTKSK